The following are from one region of the Malassezia vespertilionis chromosome 4, complete sequence genome:
- the CK1b gene encoding non-specific serine/threonine protein kinase (EggNog:ENOG503NV9M; COG:T): MSSTHTSGSNIVGGHYRVGKKIGEGSFGVIFEGTDLLTHQRIAIKFEPRKSDAPQLRDEYRTYKVLAGIPGVPQVYYFGQEGLHSILVIDLLGPSLEDLFDLCSRRFSVKTVVMVAKQMITRVQAIHERNLIYRDIKPDNFLSGRPNSKQVKFVHIVDFGMAKQYRDPKTKQHIPYRERKSLSGTARYMSINTHLGREQSRRDDLEALGHVFLYFLRGSLPWQGLKAATNKQKYEKIGEKKQSTPIKELCDGYPEEFGIYLNYVRKLGFEETPDYDFLRELFTKVLKNRGEVEDGVYDWMLLNNGSGWEAEAPRDAETEAGAKNGTTAQGVSTTLAAQPTGRYRGKGNEQTTGVSTAEIRTEQGYAALPENGNAPGIRAQSNPVSPNLAGTVQNGESRYGGVAKTAKPQRPDAGARRNSAYYQTQNAYSGPADHRSFGQRIVDFLLCRCE, from the coding sequence ATGTCTTCGACGCACACTAGTGGGTCTAATATAGTAGGCGGCCACTATCGCGTTGGGAAAAAGATTGGCGAGGGCTCGTTTGGTGTGATTTTCGAGGGTACGGACCTGTTAACACACCAGCGGATTGCCATCAAGTTTGAGCCCCGAAAAAGCGATGCCCCGCAGCTCCGTGATGAGTACCGTACGTACAAAGTGCTTGCTGGCATCCCTGGCGTGCCGCAAGTGTACTACTTTGGCCAAGAGGGCCTGCACAGCATTCTAGTGATCGATCTGCTCGGCCCTTCGCTGGAAGACTTGTTTGATCTCTGTTCCCGCCGCTTCTCTGTCAAGACGGTTGTGATGGTCGCGAAGCAAATGATAACGCGTGTCCAGGCGATCCATGAGCGTAACCTGATCTACCGTGACATTAAACCTGACAACTTTCTTTCGGGGCGGCCCAACAGTAAACAGGTCAAGTTTGTGCATATCGTCGATTTTGGTATGGCAAAGCAGTACAGGGACCCGAAAACGAAGCAGCATATCCCGTACAGGGAGCGTAAGAGCTtgagcggcacggcgcgctaCATGAGTATAAATACGCACCTCGGTCGCGAACAGTCACGCCGCGATGAtctcgaggcgcttggccaCGTCTTTCTGTACTTTTTGCGTGGCAGCCTGCCATGGCAGGGACTCAAGGCCGCGACCAACAAGCAAAAATACGAGAAAATCGGCGAGAAAAAACAAAGCACGCCAATCAAGGAGCTTTGCGACGGATATCCGGAAGAGTTCGGAATTTACCTCAACTACGTGCGAAAGCTCGGCTTTGAAGAGACGCCGGATTATGAttttttgcgcgagctgtttACCAAGGTGCTCAAGAACCGCGGCGAAGTCGAGGATGGCGTGTACGACTGGATGCTCCTTAACAACGGTTCAGGCTGGGAGGCCGAAGCtccgcgcgatgccgagACGGAAGCAGGCGCCAAGAATGGTACGACTGCGCAAGGAGTGTCGACCAcccttgccgcgcagccgACCGGCCGCTACCGAGGCAAAGGAAATGAACAAACGACAGGAGTTAGCACCGCGGAAATTCGAACAGAACAGGGGTATGCAGCTTTGCCGGAGAATGGTAATGCGCCGGGGATCCGTGCACAGAGCAACCCTGTGTCACCCAACTTGGCCGGTACTGTGCAAAATGGCGAGAGTCGGTACGGTGGTGTAGCGAAAACGGCAAAACCTCAGCGCCCGGAtgctggcgcgcggcgtaaCAGTGCATATTACCAGACCCAAAATGCATACTCTGGACCTGCCGATCACCGCTCATTTGGCCAGCGCATTGTCGACTTTTTGCTTTGCCGTTGTGAGTAA